Genomic DNA from Planifilum fimeticola:
AGGAGGGGCCGGCATGAAGCGGATGGATGCCGGGAGGGCCGTGACCCTGCTTAGCCAGGCCCTCTTTGTCTCCCTCCTTTTCCTGGTGCTGTCGGGAGCTTTATCCGTCGGCAGGGAAGCGGCCCTTTACTTTTCGGGGATCGCCCTGCTCCTGGCCTTGGGGTCCGCCCTGTTCGCCCCGGAGATCCTCACCCGTCCCAAGGCGGCATATCCGGCCGCGGCGGGAGCGGTGGTGCTGGGGGCGTGGGCCGGATGGAAGGGGACCTCTCAGCCCTCCTCCGCCTTTTTGATCTGCTTCGTCGTTCTGGGAATGTGGCTGGTTCAGCGGATGTGGAGGGGAATGGTGCGGGACCCCGCCTTTTTCAGGGATGATCTGATCGATGAAACCCGCCGGGACGGACTGCTTCTGCTCGCGGTCTCCCTGTTTGTTTCCGTCTATTCCGTGCGCGACGGTTGGGACGGGGAAGCGCTTCCCCTTCTGTTCACCTGGGCCGGGTTGCGGATGGCGGCCCTGTGGAGAGGAACCCGGCAGATGGGGGGAGCCGGCTTCGGCGGGATGGAGTGGCTGGGAATCTGCCTTTTCCTGACGGCCGGATGGAGCCTGACGTTTTTCGGTCCCTTCCTTTATTCGTTGGTCGTCCGCGGGCTGATCCTGCTGCTGTCTCCTCT
This window encodes:
- a CDS encoding DUF4129 domain-containing protein, producing the protein MKRMDAGRAVTLLSQALFVSLLFLVLSGALSVGREAALYFSGIALLLALGSALFAPEILTRPKAAYPAAAGAVVLGAWAGWKGTSQPSSAFLICFVVLGMWLVQRMWRGMVRDPAFFRDDLIDETRRDGLLLLAVSLFVSVYSVRDGWDGEALPLLFTWAGLRMAALWRGTRQMGGAGFGGMEWLGICLFLTAGWSLTFFGPFLYSLVVRGLILLLSPLLYGAGWMVQHLVAFLSKGSRKLELPSMSEGQETSPLLFDASEAAAVPPEGWDWLGPLFLGAVMAAVFVFFFRRLQREVPSGERSRSHREIREFIPAGRKAEPQAAGVAYSSTDTWMRRLYRRFLLRMKRAGYPRHPDETPREYVRRMAAAHPALREPMEELTARYVEERYGGRSFAGDRREAERLYREAVTLQESRREGSSAD